A portion of the Hydractinia symbiolongicarpus strain clone_291-10 chromosome 10, HSymV2.1, whole genome shotgun sequence genome contains these proteins:
- the LOC130662537 gene encoding prostaglandin E synthase 2-like — MWRFYASQVKKTSQILLKGNLKHNVRNFSVSVKKSVKFPLPLFSGFVVGYGLMKYCYSAECNKVKEDDTNDKWTLYQYATCPFCCKVRTFLEFYGIDYDIVEVNPVFRNEIKFSDYKKVPILKSDKYQLNDSSLIISVLKTHLLGKGNVETLLTYYPKLESQEKKKKVVEYQNRYNIMYQEGLNDMQHKAVREEAKWRKWVDDTFIHTLSPNIYRTMREALQAMEYITHVGNFSSFERTVVYYSGAVAMYIIGKRLKKKYNLKDDVRESMYAEARVWAKAVGKKRKFLGGKTPNLADLNMYGVIHAIEGLDAFDDLMKNTNILSWYQEMKIQVESHAGAKQKDWLIEN; from the exons ATGTGGAGATTTTATGCAAGTCAAGTAAAGAAAACATCACAGATATTACTTAAAGGAAATTTGAAACACAATGTAAGAAACTTTAGTGTTTCTGTGAAAAAGAGTGTGAAGTTTCCACTGCCTTTGTTTTCTGGTTTTGTTGTTGGTTATGGTCTAATGAAGTATTGTTATTCTGCAGAATGCAACAAAGTAAAGGAAGATGATACTAATGACAAATGGACCTTATACCAATATGCTACATGTCCATTTTGTTGTAAAGTACGAACTTTTCTCGAGTTTTATGGCATTGATTATGACATTGTGGAAGTTAATCCAGTATTTCGAAATGAAATCAAATTTTCAGACTATAAAAAAGTTCCAATACTAAAATCAGACAAGTATCAG TTAAATGACTCATCCCTAATCATCAGCGTCCTGAAGACACACCTTCTTGGTAAAGGCAATGTTGAAACTTTATTGACTTACTACCCAAAGTTAGAAtctcaagaaaagaaaaagaaagttgttGAATATCAAAATCGTTACAATATCATGTACCAGGAAGGACTGAATGACATGCAACATAAAGCTGTAAG AGAAGAAGCAAAATGGCGGAAATGGGTGGATGATACGTTTATCCATACCTTATCTCCAAACATTTACCGCACAATGAGAGAAGCATTGCAAGCTATGGAATATATCACCCACGTGGGCAATTTCTCCTCCTTTGAGCGTACTGTGGTGTACTATTCTGGCGCTGTTGCAATGTATATAATTGGAAAAAGATTAAAGAAAAA GTACAACTTGAAAGATGATGTTCGTGAAAGTATGTACGCAGAAGCACGTGTTTGGGCGAAAGCTGttggaaagaaaagaaaatttcttGGGGGAAAAACACCTAATTTGGCTGACCTG aaCATGTATGGTGTTATCCACGCAATTGAAGGTTTGGATGCGTTTGATGACTTGATGAAAAATACTAACATTTTATCTTGGTATCAAGAAATGAAAATACAAGTGGAGTCACATGCTGGCGCCAAACAAAAAGACTGGCTTATCGAGAACTAA
- the LOC130662538 gene encoding uncharacterized protein LOC130662538 yields the protein MDNIVNICWRVCQIYVVAVFVSHLICPVGAVSNKTKPITMTTSSTTTTTTTTTTTKKTEALNSTAVTTTHRAIPENVALRAFYVIAAISALVLVYFILRWICSRRRKNRTRRYGMLKDSSRGDMELHPLSEGDDDDDDDMTLFDVSQQRNQRKR from the exons ATGGATAATATTGTTAACATATGTTGGAGAGTTTGCCAAATTTatgttgttgctgtttttgtATCACATTTGATTTGTCCAGTTGGTGCAGTCAGTAACAAAACGAAGCCAATTACAATGACTacatcatcaacaacaacaacaacaacaacaacaacaacaacgaaaaaaaCAGAGGCACTAAATTCAACAGCTGTAACAACAACACACAGag cTATACCTGAAAATGTTGCACTTAGAGCTTTCTATGTG ATTGCCGCTATATCGGCTTTGGTTTTAGTATATTTTATTCTTCGTTGGATTTGTTCTCGGAGACGGAAAAATAGAACGAGAAG atatggTATGCTTAAAGATTCGTCCCGTGGTGATATGGAATTACATCCGTTATCTGAAggagatgatgacgatgatgacgataTGACATTGTTTGATGTCAGCCAACAAAGAAATCAAAGAAAACGATAG
- the LOC130612561 gene encoding transmembrane protein 117-like isoform X1: MGNREKQRIVNDFDEEDGGRLMMRAQRSKRLQRFRHYYQHPYFRIFVSYFVTICNFWIYAEDPVAHSKSRCEIPVVGSTFSFVATKYPPNGFSALKVFLWLVALITGVVFGKLVIHHLLLKRLFKLSMFSNDQGSWLISFLTTVLSLLIFSFIYNGFLSLDSDMSAYKITGYIGAANHTFMRAAALGTWFGDFITAWMVTDMMLQDNTKYENWIPKFRAWWKKGLRRVYLFWTFSIVLSIIVITAVCTHYINWDKFNRDVIYTNELGRAFLASFILVMDFTIVMQDWDFPLFQTNLDVKLPGLNTAHINFRIPDCLRREHWTITVTGKWFNYGILFFVMLLDLNMWKNQIFYTPLTFGQYTGEDDHIYSVYDEFSLNHYMNKTIYSYAWRNSTINPITNATYISADHRTNSRYRGYALALRGLAFIPSLIVFIMFGVLIYIFGREGTEQYENAEFKKRGVSLTSVQIRRDRVDKVDGEENEGKAEESEPSESTVEKPQQSNNYGATATNEAMTVTKVDVD, translated from the exons ATGGGTAATCGGGAGAAACAAAGAATAGTTAACGATTTTGACGAG GAGGATGGCGGAAGATTAATGATGCGAGCTCAGCGATCAAAACGACTGCAACGTTTTCGACATTATTACCAACACCCATATTTTCGAATATTTGTCTCATATTTCGTGACAATATGTAATTTCTGGATTTATGCGGAGGATCCTGTTGCACACAGCAAATCAAGATGTGAAATACCCGTTGTTGGAAGTACATTTTCTTTTGTTGCTACGAA GTATCCACCAAATGGATTTTCTGCACTAAAGGTTTTTCTTTGGTTGGTTGCATTGATTACTGGTGTAGTTTTTGGAAAGCTTGTCATCCATCACCTCTTACTGAAGAGACTTTTTAAGCTCTCCATGTTTTCAAATGATCAGGGCTCATGGCTGATTTCTTTTCTGACCACAGTATTATCGTTGCTCATCTTCTCCTTTATATATAACGGATTCCTTTCCTTGGACAGTGATATGAGTGCATATAAAATAACGGGCTACATTGGTGCTGCAAACCACACATTCATGAGAGCTGCTGCTTTGGGAACGTGGTTTGGAGATTTCATCACTGCTTGGATGGTTACAGACATGATGTTGCAG GATAACACGAAGTATGAAAACTGGATACCAAAATTTCGTGCATGGTGGAAGAAGGGTTTACGCCGTGTTTACTTATTTTGGACGTTTTCTATCGTCTTGTCCATCATAGTCATCACAGCTGTTTGCACTCATTACATCAACTGGGATAAATTTAATCGTGACGTTATATATACTAATGAGTTGGGGCGCGCCTTCCTTGCTTCGTTCATCCTGGTGATGGATTTCACGATTGTCATGCAG gaCTGGGACTTCccgttatttcaaacaaatttggATGTGAAATTACCTGGTTTAAACACAGCTCACATAAACTTTCGTATACCAGACTGCTTGCGTCGAGAACACTGGACAATAACAGTCACTGGGAAATGGTTTAATTAtggtattttgttttttgtcatgTTGTTAGATTTAAATATGTGGAAAAATCAGATCTTTTACACACCACTGACGTTTGGCCAGTATACTGGAGAGGATGATCACATCTATAGTGTGTATGACGAGTTCAGTTTAAATCATTACATGAACAAAACTATATATTCGTACGCCTGGAGGAACTCAACTATAAATCCGATAACCAACGCAACTTATATAAGTGCCGACCATCGAACAAACTCGAGATATAGAGGGTATGCGCTTGCTCTGCGTGGTTTGGCTTTCATCCCTTCCTTGATAGTATTTATCATGTTTGGAGTTTTAATTTATATCTTCGGACGTGAGGGCACGGAGCAGTATGAGAATGCTGAGTTTAAAAAACGTGGTGTCTCGCTTACTAGTGTTCAAATTCGTCGCGATAGGGTAGACAAAGTAGACGGGGAAGAAAATGAAGGAAAAGCTGAGGAAAGCGAGCCTTCTGAGTCCACTGTCGAGAAACCACAGCAAAGTAACAATTATGGCGCCACGGCAACAAACGAAGCCATGACTGTAACAAAGGTCGATGTGGATTAG
- the LOC130612561 gene encoding transmembrane protein 117-like isoform X2 gives MMNATLYFIYQEDGGRLMMRAQRSKRLQRFRHYYQHPYFRIFVSYFVTICNFWIYAEDPVAHSKSRCEIPVVGSTFSFVATKYPPNGFSALKVFLWLVALITGVVFGKLVIHHLLLKRLFKLSMFSNDQGSWLISFLTTVLSLLIFSFIYNGFLSLDSDMSAYKITGYIGAANHTFMRAAALGTWFGDFITAWMVTDMMLQDNTKYENWIPKFRAWWKKGLRRVYLFWTFSIVLSIIVITAVCTHYINWDKFNRDVIYTNELGRAFLASFILVMDFTIVMQDWDFPLFQTNLDVKLPGLNTAHINFRIPDCLRREHWTITVTGKWFNYGILFFVMLLDLNMWKNQIFYTPLTFGQYTGEDDHIYSVYDEFSLNHYMNKTIYSYAWRNSTINPITNATYISADHRTNSRYRGYALALRGLAFIPSLIVFIMFGVLIYIFGREGTEQYENAEFKKRGVSLTSVQIRRDRVDKVDGEENEGKAEESEPSESTVEKPQQSNNYGATATNEAMTVTKVDVD, from the exons atgatGAATGCAACTCTCTATTTCATTTACCAG GAGGATGGCGGAAGATTAATGATGCGAGCTCAGCGATCAAAACGACTGCAACGTTTTCGACATTATTACCAACACCCATATTTTCGAATATTTGTCTCATATTTCGTGACAATATGTAATTTCTGGATTTATGCGGAGGATCCTGTTGCACACAGCAAATCAAGATGTGAAATACCCGTTGTTGGAAGTACATTTTCTTTTGTTGCTACGAA GTATCCACCAAATGGATTTTCTGCACTAAAGGTTTTTCTTTGGTTGGTTGCATTGATTACTGGTGTAGTTTTTGGAAAGCTTGTCATCCATCACCTCTTACTGAAGAGACTTTTTAAGCTCTCCATGTTTTCAAATGATCAGGGCTCATGGCTGATTTCTTTTCTGACCACAGTATTATCGTTGCTCATCTTCTCCTTTATATATAACGGATTCCTTTCCTTGGACAGTGATATGAGTGCATATAAAATAACGGGCTACATTGGTGCTGCAAACCACACATTCATGAGAGCTGCTGCTTTGGGAACGTGGTTTGGAGATTTCATCACTGCTTGGATGGTTACAGACATGATGTTGCAG GATAACACGAAGTATGAAAACTGGATACCAAAATTTCGTGCATGGTGGAAGAAGGGTTTACGCCGTGTTTACTTATTTTGGACGTTTTCTATCGTCTTGTCCATCATAGTCATCACAGCTGTTTGCACTCATTACATCAACTGGGATAAATTTAATCGTGACGTTATATATACTAATGAGTTGGGGCGCGCCTTCCTTGCTTCGTTCATCCTGGTGATGGATTTCACGATTGTCATGCAG gaCTGGGACTTCccgttatttcaaacaaatttggATGTGAAATTACCTGGTTTAAACACAGCTCACATAAACTTTCGTATACCAGACTGCTTGCGTCGAGAACACTGGACAATAACAGTCACTGGGAAATGGTTTAATTAtggtattttgttttttgtcatgTTGTTAGATTTAAATATGTGGAAAAATCAGATCTTTTACACACCACTGACGTTTGGCCAGTATACTGGAGAGGATGATCACATCTATAGTGTGTATGACGAGTTCAGTTTAAATCATTACATGAACAAAACTATATATTCGTACGCCTGGAGGAACTCAACTATAAATCCGATAACCAACGCAACTTATATAAGTGCCGACCATCGAACAAACTCGAGATATAGAGGGTATGCGCTTGCTCTGCGTGGTTTGGCTTTCATCCCTTCCTTGATAGTATTTATCATGTTTGGAGTTTTAATTTATATCTTCGGACGTGAGGGCACGGAGCAGTATGAGAATGCTGAGTTTAAAAAACGTGGTGTCTCGCTTACTAGTGTTCAAATTCGTCGCGATAGGGTAGACAAAGTAGACGGGGAAGAAAATGAAGGAAAAGCTGAGGAAAGCGAGCCTTCTGAGTCCACTGTCGAGAAACCACAGCAAAGTAACAATTATGGCGCCACGGCAACAAACGAAGCCATGACTGTAACAAAGGTCGATGTGGATTAG